In Taeniopygia guttata chromosome 7, bTaeGut7.mat, whole genome shotgun sequence, a single window of DNA contains:
- the CDCA7 gene encoding cell division cycle-associated protein 7 isoform X1 yields the protein MAPPRPQRRGCSGRRSFRTFRNTKLIPMETSSSSDDSCDSFGSDNFANTKCKFRSDIKEELAKIFHEASDDESFCGFSENEVQDALKLESDSDENDASAESEISQRGQKCPVPLKVAMKFPPRRSERRKGGMEPVPETPMPTLDSDSDTEENGAVFLERRALNIKENKAMLAKLMAELQNVSGIFGGRKSLPAVSHQGPKRLPRRSLPKCALRRNPDRSSRPHTRSRSLIEGPPTLVPEEEEDDRYILVRRRKTSDEYLEHEARTPRRGHRGAMAFPHVVRPVEDITAEELDNICGSAREKVYNRAMGSTCHQCRQKTIDTKTNCRNPDCIGVRGQFCGPCLRNRYGEDVRAALLDPTWRCPPCRGICNCSFCRQRDGRCATGVLVYLAKYHGFDNVHAYLKSLKQELGMED from the exons Atggccccgccgcgcccgcag CGCCGAGGTTGTTCAGGAAGGAGAAGCTTCAGAACCTTTCGAAATACAAAATTGATTCCCATGGAAACATCCTCATCCTCTGATGACAGTTGTGATAGTTTTGGTTCTGATAATTTTGCAAACACA aaatgcaaatttagGTCGGATATTAAAGAAGAACTGGCAAAAATTTTTCATGAAGCCTCTGATGATGAATCTTTCTGTGGCTTTTCAGAAAATGAGGTTCAAGATGCATTG AAATTGGAATCAGATTCAGATGAGAATGATGCAAGTGCTGAAAGTGAGATCAGTCAGAGAGGGCAGAAATGCCCTGTTCCTCTGAAAGTAGCCATGAAGTTCCCACCTCGAAGATCGGAGAGGAGGAAGGGTGGCATGGAACCTGTCCCTGAAACACCGATGCCCACTCTAGATTCAGACTCTGACACTGAAGAAAATGGTGCTGTGTTTTTAGAAAGAAGAGCTTTAaacataaaggaaaacaaagcaatg CTTGCAAAACTAATGGCTGAGTTGCAAAATGTTTCTGGTATCTTTGGTGGGAGAAAATCGTTGCCAGCTGTCAGTCAT CAGGGACCAAAGCGACTTCCAAGGCGTTCGTTGCCCAAATGTGCCTTGAGGAGGAACCCAGACCGGAGTTCTCGGCCTCACACAAGGTCCAGGTCCTTGATTGAAGGTCCTCCTACTCTTGTaccagaagaggaagaagatgaCCGGTACATCTTGGTGAGAAGAAGAAAGACGTCTGATGAATACCTGGAG CATGAAGCTCGTACTCCCAGGAGGGGTCACCGTGGTGCCATGGCTTTTCCACACGTTGTGCGCCCAGTTGAGGACATAACTGCAGAAGAGCTGGATAATATCTGTGGATCTGCAAGAGAAAAAGTATATAACAGGGCCATG GGATCCACCTGTCATCAGTGTCGCCAAAAAACCATAGACACCAAGACGAATTGTCGTAACCCTGACTGCATAGGAGTGCGGGGCCAGTTCTGTGGGCCGTGCCTCCGCAACAGATACGGGGAGGatgtcagagcagcactgctggaccCG ACATGGAGGTGCCCCCCATGTCGTGGAATCTGCAACTGTAGCTTCTGCAGACAACGAGATGGCCGATGTGCCACAGGTGTCCTGGTCTATCTGGCCAAGTACCACGGCTTTGACAATGTCCATGCCTACTTAAAAAG TTTGAAACAAGAACTTGGAATGGAAGACTGA
- the CDCA7 gene encoding cell division cycle-associated protein 7 isoform X2 produces MAPPRPQRRGCSGRRSFRTFRNTKLIPMETSSSSDDSCDSFGSDNFANTKCKFRSDIKEELAKIFHEASDDESFCGFSENEVQDALKLESDSDENDASAESEISQRGQKCPVPLKVAMKFPPRRSERRKGGMEPVPETPMPTLDSDSDTEENGAVFLERRALNIKENKAMLAKLMAELQNVSGIFGGRKSLPAVSHGPKRLPRRSLPKCALRRNPDRSSRPHTRSRSLIEGPPTLVPEEEEDDRYILVRRRKTSDEYLEHEARTPRRGHRGAMAFPHVVRPVEDITAEELDNICGSAREKVYNRAMGSTCHQCRQKTIDTKTNCRNPDCIGVRGQFCGPCLRNRYGEDVRAALLDPTWRCPPCRGICNCSFCRQRDGRCATGVLVYLAKYHGFDNVHAYLKSLKQELGMED; encoded by the exons Atggccccgccgcgcccgcag CGCCGAGGTTGTTCAGGAAGGAGAAGCTTCAGAACCTTTCGAAATACAAAATTGATTCCCATGGAAACATCCTCATCCTCTGATGACAGTTGTGATAGTTTTGGTTCTGATAATTTTGCAAACACA aaatgcaaatttagGTCGGATATTAAAGAAGAACTGGCAAAAATTTTTCATGAAGCCTCTGATGATGAATCTTTCTGTGGCTTTTCAGAAAATGAGGTTCAAGATGCATTG AAATTGGAATCAGATTCAGATGAGAATGATGCAAGTGCTGAAAGTGAGATCAGTCAGAGAGGGCAGAAATGCCCTGTTCCTCTGAAAGTAGCCATGAAGTTCCCACCTCGAAGATCGGAGAGGAGGAAGGGTGGCATGGAACCTGTCCCTGAAACACCGATGCCCACTCTAGATTCAGACTCTGACACTGAAGAAAATGGTGCTGTGTTTTTAGAAAGAAGAGCTTTAaacataaaggaaaacaaagcaatg CTTGCAAAACTAATGGCTGAGTTGCAAAATGTTTCTGGTATCTTTGGTGGGAGAAAATCGTTGCCAGCTGTCAGTCAT GGACCAAAGCGACTTCCAAGGCGTTCGTTGCCCAAATGTGCCTTGAGGAGGAACCCAGACCGGAGTTCTCGGCCTCACACAAGGTCCAGGTCCTTGATTGAAGGTCCTCCTACTCTTGTaccagaagaggaagaagatgaCCGGTACATCTTGGTGAGAAGAAGAAAGACGTCTGATGAATACCTGGAG CATGAAGCTCGTACTCCCAGGAGGGGTCACCGTGGTGCCATGGCTTTTCCACACGTTGTGCGCCCAGTTGAGGACATAACTGCAGAAGAGCTGGATAATATCTGTGGATCTGCAAGAGAAAAAGTATATAACAGGGCCATG GGATCCACCTGTCATCAGTGTCGCCAAAAAACCATAGACACCAAGACGAATTGTCGTAACCCTGACTGCATAGGAGTGCGGGGCCAGTTCTGTGGGCCGTGCCTCCGCAACAGATACGGGGAGGatgtcagagcagcactgctggaccCG ACATGGAGGTGCCCCCCATGTCGTGGAATCTGCAACTGTAGCTTCTGCAGACAACGAGATGGCCGATGTGCCACAGGTGTCCTGGTCTATCTGGCCAAGTACCACGGCTTTGACAATGTCCATGCCTACTTAAAAAG TTTGAAACAAGAACTTGGAATGGAAGACTGA